Proteins encoded by one window of Lasioglossum baleicum chromosome 4, iyLasBale1, whole genome shotgun sequence:
- the Mof gene encoding males absent on the first isoform X1, with translation MAEPEPRSKENCTGGTKDTMVKQEKRENTLTNGGKGSGDDADSLEELPLDIGEHYLVRRSDDSWHPAEIIQTRYNEGESHYEYYVHYEGHNRRLDEWVQRDRIMSSRFDMSDRSWKSGDRNSTTDLLADSSDRKITRNQKRRHDEINHIQKTYAEMDPTTAALEKEHEAITKVKYIDKIQIGKYEIDTWYFSPYPEEYGKQPKLWICEYCLKYMRLEKTYRYHMSECTHRQPVGKEIYRKGTLSIWEVDGREHKIYCQNLCLLAKLFLDHKTLYFDVEPFLFYILCEVDKHGAHLVGYFSKEKESPDGNNVACILTLPPFQRQGYGKLLIAFSYELSRLEQTVGSPEKPLSDLGKLSYRSYWSWILLEILRDFRGTLSIKDLSQMTSISQTDIISTLQSMNMVKYWKGQHVICVTPKLVEEHIKSSQYKRPRLTVDSSALRWGAPPRKNVKSGKK, from the exons ATGGCCGAGCCGGAGCCGAGAAGTAAAGAGAATTGTACCGGAGGAACGAAGGATACGATGGTGAAGCAAGAAAAGCGTGAGAACACGTTGACGAATGGCGGGAAGGGATCGGGCGATGACGCGGACAGCCTCGAGGAATTGCCTCTCGATATAGGAGAGCACTACCTCGTCCGTAGATCAGacgattcctggc ATCCTGCGGAGATAATACAGACACGTTACAATGAAGGTGAAAGCCATTATGAATATTATGTACATTACGAGGGACACAACAGAAGATTGGACGAATGGGTGCAGAGGGACAGAATCATGTCCAGCAGGTTTGACATGAGCGATAGAAGCTGGAAAAGCGGAGATAGAAATTCCACTACTGATCTATTGGCAGATTCTTCGGATCGTAAAATCACAAGAAACCAGAAGAGAAGGCACGATGAAATTAATCACATTCAgaag ACATACGCAGAAATGGATCCGACAACAGCAGCTTTAGAGAAGGAGCATGAAGCAATTACAAAAGTTAAATACAttgacaaaatacaaattg GAAAGTATGAGATTGATACTTGGTACTTTAGTCCGTATCCAGAGGAATATGGCAAGCAGCCGAAACTGTGGATTTGCGAGTATTGTTTAAAGTATATGCGTTTGGAAAAAACGTACAGGTATCATATG agTGAATGTACCCACAGACAACCAGTTGGAAAGGAAATCTATCGAAAAGGAACGCTAAGCATTTGGGAAGTCGATGGCAGAGAGCATAAAATTTATTGTCAAAACCTGTGCCTGTTGGCAAAGCTGTTCCTAGACCATAAGACTCTGTATTTCGATGTAGAACCGTTTCTTTTCTATATTCTCTGCGAGGTTGACAAACATGGGGCTCACTTGGTTGGTTATTTCTCAAag GAGAAAGAATCGCCCGATGGAAACAACGTTGCGTGCATTCTTACCCTACCGCCGTTCCAGAGGCAAGGGTATGGAAAACTTCTAATTGCTTTCAGCTACGAGCTGAGCAGATTAGAACAAACCGTTGGAAGTCCTGAGAAACCGTTAAGTGATTTAGGGAAGCTGTCTTACAGAAGCTATTGGAGTTGGATTCTCTTGGAGATTCTCAGAGACTTTCGCGGCACTCTCAGCATTAAAGATTTAAG CCAGATGACGAGTATTTCGCAAACAGACATTATATCAACATTGCAAAGCATGAATATGGTGAAGTATTGGAAGGGACAACACGTGATCTGTGTAACGCCGAAGTTAGTTGAGGAACACATTAAAAGTAGTCAGTACAAGAGACCAAGGCTGACGGTGGACAGCAGCGCACTTCGATGGGGCGCACCACCTAGGAAGAACGTGAAGTCCGGCAAGAAGTAG
- the Daao1 gene encoding D-amino acid oxidase 1 produces MKVAIVGGGVVGLTTALQLQRELRNAEITVFASDFEHTVSHVAAGIFRVGSSYSGPTEQITRDWIENSYEYYDDLRKSHEAAKAGVISISGYMFANSSPGTVKSQWLEKVVPIYRNVSEEEFRLVGGRWKYGSFLTTLLTDCKLYLPWARKKLQEGGTKLTVKKLDSFDELIPEWNLIMNCTGFGAKSLCNDRRLVSMRGQVIKVKAPWMKTFFYGELDTYIIPGINAVTLGGSRSYDSENTKLCPHESKAIRERCNKLIPALKKATVLREEVGLRPHRENNVRVEAEHVTNGLSRAIVVHNYGHGGYGVCTAPGTAKYAVQLAKELHKSSVAKL; encoded by the exons ATGAAGGTAGCCATTGTTGGAGGTGGAGTTGTTGGTTTAACAACAGCTTTACAACTTCAACGCGAGTTACGTAATGCTGAAATTACTGTTTTCGCGTCCGACTTCGAACATACCGTCAGCCATGTAGCTGCTGGAATATTTCGTGTGGGGTCATCCTATTCTGGACCAACTGAACAAATAACAAG AGATTGGATAGAAAACTCGTATGAATATTACGATGACTTACGGAAATCGCACGAAGCGGCGAAAGCTGGAGTAATTAGCATTTCCGGTTACATGTTCGCCAATTCTTCACCAGGAACAGTTAAA TCGCAATGGCTAGAAAAGGTGGTGCCAATATACAGAAACGTCTCGGAAGAAGAATTTCGATTAGTCGGAGGACGTTGGAAGTACGGATCGTTCCTAACAACTCTTCTTACCGATTGCAAACTGTACCTGCCGTGGGCTCGCAAAAA ATTACAAGAAGGTGGAACCAAATTGACAGTAAAGAAACTGGATTCCTTCGATGAACTTATACCAGAGTGGAATCTAATTATGAATTGTACTGGTTTCGGTGCAAAATCATTGTGCAACGATAGACGACTTGTTTCTATGCGTGGTCAGGTGATTAAG GTAAAGGCACCATGGATGAAAACGTTCTTCTATGGAGAATTGGACACTTACATTATACCAGGCATTAATGCCGTTACCCTTGGTGGTTCAAGAAGCTACGATTCCGAGAACACAAAACTATGTCCTCACGAGTCGAAAGCTATCCGTGAACGATGTAACAAACTTATTCCAGCTCTAAAAAAGGCCACTGTCTTGCGCGAGGAAGTTGGTTTAAGACCACACAGAGAGAATAACGTCCGAGTTGAAGCTGAACACGTTACAAATGGACTCTCCAGAGCAATC GTAGTACACAATTACGGACACGGTGGGTACGGAGTGTGCACCGCTCCTGGAACTGCTAAGTATGCAGTACAACTGGCGAAGGAACTACATAAATCCTCTGTCGCAAAATTGTAA
- the Mof gene encoding males absent on the first isoform X2 — MHPAEIIQTRYNEGESHYEYYVHYEGHNRRLDEWVQRDRIMSSRFDMSDRSWKSGDRNSTTDLLADSSDRKITRNQKRRHDEINHIQKTYAEMDPTTAALEKEHEAITKVKYIDKIQIGKYEIDTWYFSPYPEEYGKQPKLWICEYCLKYMRLEKTYRYHMSECTHRQPVGKEIYRKGTLSIWEVDGREHKIYCQNLCLLAKLFLDHKTLYFDVEPFLFYILCEVDKHGAHLVGYFSKEKESPDGNNVACILTLPPFQRQGYGKLLIAFSYELSRLEQTVGSPEKPLSDLGKLSYRSYWSWILLEILRDFRGTLSIKDLSQMTSISQTDIISTLQSMNMVKYWKGQHVICVTPKLVEEHIKSSQYKRPRLTVDSSALRWGAPPRKNVKSGKK, encoded by the exons ATGC ATCCTGCGGAGATAATACAGACACGTTACAATGAAGGTGAAAGCCATTATGAATATTATGTACATTACGAGGGACACAACAGAAGATTGGACGAATGGGTGCAGAGGGACAGAATCATGTCCAGCAGGTTTGACATGAGCGATAGAAGCTGGAAAAGCGGAGATAGAAATTCCACTACTGATCTATTGGCAGATTCTTCGGATCGTAAAATCACAAGAAACCAGAAGAGAAGGCACGATGAAATTAATCACATTCAgaag ACATACGCAGAAATGGATCCGACAACAGCAGCTTTAGAGAAGGAGCATGAAGCAATTACAAAAGTTAAATACAttgacaaaatacaaattg GAAAGTATGAGATTGATACTTGGTACTTTAGTCCGTATCCAGAGGAATATGGCAAGCAGCCGAAACTGTGGATTTGCGAGTATTGTTTAAAGTATATGCGTTTGGAAAAAACGTACAGGTATCATATG agTGAATGTACCCACAGACAACCAGTTGGAAAGGAAATCTATCGAAAAGGAACGCTAAGCATTTGGGAAGTCGATGGCAGAGAGCATAAAATTTATTGTCAAAACCTGTGCCTGTTGGCAAAGCTGTTCCTAGACCATAAGACTCTGTATTTCGATGTAGAACCGTTTCTTTTCTATATTCTCTGCGAGGTTGACAAACATGGGGCTCACTTGGTTGGTTATTTCTCAAag GAGAAAGAATCGCCCGATGGAAACAACGTTGCGTGCATTCTTACCCTACCGCCGTTCCAGAGGCAAGGGTATGGAAAACTTCTAATTGCTTTCAGCTACGAGCTGAGCAGATTAGAACAAACCGTTGGAAGTCCTGAGAAACCGTTAAGTGATTTAGGGAAGCTGTCTTACAGAAGCTATTGGAGTTGGATTCTCTTGGAGATTCTCAGAGACTTTCGCGGCACTCTCAGCATTAAAGATTTAAG CCAGATGACGAGTATTTCGCAAACAGACATTATATCAACATTGCAAAGCATGAATATGGTGAAGTATTGGAAGGGACAACACGTGATCTGTGTAACGCCGAAGTTAGTTGAGGAACACATTAAAAGTAGTCAGTACAAGAGACCAAGGCTGACGGTGGACAGCAGCGCACTTCGATGGGGCGCACCACCTAGGAAGAACGTGAAGTCCGGCAAGAAGTAG
- the Bor gene encoding ATPase family AAA domain containing bor has translation MSWLFGYRNTQPQDFSQFVQVPPASANPAGDGDGSRPQITKSQMDAYRFDSSALERAAAAAKELERSSHAKEALELSKLQESTKQVEMQTELKKYEASIEQMKGDHKRIEGEERRKTMQEETKQHQMRAQYQDQLARKRYDDQLIQQQRMNDENLKRQEESVAKQEAMRKATIEHEMNLRHQNEMRKLEAELKAKAKIDRENQDLNLEQIRLKASEKRITVLESIKTAGSVLGSGATALLQDWDKIIAAAGGLSLLAFGVYTAKGSTGVAAKYIESRLGKPSLVRETSRFTVLDTLRHPVEAAKRLKIKHTDALSGVVLAPKLEERLRDIAIATKNTKQNRGMYRNILMHGPPGTGKTMFAKKLAEHSGMDYAIVTGGDLAPLGRDGVTAIHKVFDWATTSRRGLLLFIDEADAFLRKRSSEYISEDLRAMLNAFLYRTGEQSNKFMLVLASNTPEQFDWAVNDRLDEMVEFRLPGRDERERLVRLYFDKFVLQPAIEGNKRLKVAQFDYSALCSRLAEMTEGMSGREMAKLGVAWQAAAYASEDGVLTEQMVLDRCSEAIKQHKQKVQWQSEQERQESKSIYANEKEPTQPVKPKPAIEPAASEHSIATA, from the exons ATGTCGTGGCTTTTTGGATATCGTAACACCCAACCTCAAGACTTCTCACAATTTGTACAAGTTCCGCCGGCATCGGCTAATCCTGCTGGCGATGGCGATGGCTCCCGTCCACAAATTACAAAGTCTCAAATGGATGCTTACCGTTTCGATTCGAGCGCGCTGGAAAGAGCAGCCGCGGCTGCCAAGGAACTCGAAAGATCCA GTCATGCCAAGGAAGCATTGGAATTGTCCAAACTACAAGAGTCGACCAAACAGGTTGAAATGCAAACGGAGCTAAAAAAATATGAAGCTAGCATAGAACAGATGAAAGGGGATCACAAGCGCATCGAAGGAGAAGAAAGGAGGAAAACTATGCAAGAGGAAACTAAGCAGCATCAGATGAGGGCTCAGTATCAAGATCAACTGGCGAGAAAACGATATGATGATCAACTGATCCAACAGCAAAGAATGAACGATGAGAATCTAAAGAGGCAGGAGGAGTCAGTCGCCAAACAGGAAGCGATGAGGAAAGCTACCATCGAGCATGAAATGAATTTGAGACACCAGAATGAAATGAGAAAATTAGAAGCAGAACTGAAAGCCAAAGCAAAAATCGACAGAGAAAATCAAGACTTGAATCTAGAACAGATCAGACTGAAAGCATCGGAAAAGAGAATCACAGTCTTGGAGTCCATAAA AACTGCAGGTTCGGTACTGGGCTCCGGAGCGACAGCTCTTTTACAGGATTGGGATAAAATCATCGCCGCGGCTGGCGGACTATCGTTGCTAGCGTTCGGCGTGTACACTGCCAAAGGTTCGACGGGTGTAGCAGCAAAATATATCGAGTCTCGCTTGGGAAAACCATCCCTGGTCCGAGAGACTTCGAGATTCACAGTACTAGACACGCTGCGACATCCTGTCGAAGCAGCGAAAAGATTAAAAATTAAGCATACGGACGCATTATCCGGCGTTGTTCTAGCACCGAAACTAGAAGAAAGATTGCGTGATATTGCGATAGCTACGAAAAACACCAAGCAGAATCGtggaatgtatcgaaatataTTGATGCACGGCCCACCTGGAACCGGTAAAACCATGTTCGCGAAGAAGTTGGCGGAACACTCCGGCATGGACTACGCGATCGTAACCGGCGGAGACCTGGCACCGTTGGGTCGAGACGGTGTCACCGCGATTCATAAAGTTTTCGATTGGGCGACAACCTCCAGAAGAGGTCTGCTACTGTTCATCGACGAGGCTGACGCGTTCTTGAGGAAACGTTCTAGCGAGTACATTTCCGAAGATCTGAGAGCGATGTTGAACGCTTTTCTGTACAGGACCGGCGAGCAAAGCAACAAATTCATGTTGGTTCTCGCTTCGAATACTCCGGAACAATTCGATTGGGCCGTCAACGACAGATTAGACGAGATGGTAGAATTCCGTTTGCCCGGACGGGATGAACGCGAACGTCTAGTTCGTCTCTACTTTGACAAATTTGTTCTCCAACCGGCGATCGAGGGCAACAAACGACTGAAAGTCGCGCAGTTCGATTACAGCGCGCTTTGTAGCAGATTGGCCGAGATGACCGAAGGAATGTCCGGAAGGGAAATGGCGAAATTGGGAGTCGCTTGGCAAGCGGCAGCGTACGCCTCCGAGGATGGAGTTCTCACCGAACAGAT